The following proteins are encoded in a genomic region of Enterocloster clostridioformis:
- a CDS encoding ABC transporter permease subunit, producing MKHIKNNLVPVSIFVLAVISFRLAGVSGRYLAAEVYTRFARNTLFTLALILPVTCGMGINFAIVVGAISAQMAMVFSVDLRLEGAVALMFVTGASIVLSILFGMMVAALLNRARGREMIVSIMIGQLSSVIYQFIFMVAYGFLIQPRNRDILLDRGIGVRSMVDARNISSVFKGILPFRFDGKTYSLFPLVIILFFSLVLFYIQKTRLGTLARAVGTDGGTAGTLGIAGNRVRSICIVISTIFAAMSQILFVADFGTINVYTGHLGLDTFAAAAILVGGASIKKARMRNCFIGVILFHALFITSPMAGQNLFHNPSVGEYFRSFLAYGVIVTAIIMNLRNERTKVQSI from the coding sequence ATGAAGCACATTAAAAACAACCTGGTACCTGTTTCCATCTTTGTGCTGGCTGTCATATCCTTTCGGCTGGCCGGAGTCAGCGGCAGGTATCTGGCAGCAGAGGTATATACACGGTTTGCAAGAAATACCCTTTTTACCCTGGCCCTGATCCTGCCGGTTACATGCGGCATGGGTATCAACTTTGCCATTGTGGTGGGAGCCATATCCGCTCAGATGGCAATGGTATTTTCCGTGGACCTGAGATTGGAGGGGGCCGTGGCCCTGATGTTTGTCACAGGGGCCAGTATCGTGCTGTCCATTCTTTTCGGCATGATGGTGGCGGCTCTTTTAAACAGGGCCAGGGGGCGTGAGATGATTGTATCAATCATGATCGGGCAGCTTAGTTCAGTCATATACCAGTTTATCTTTATGGTGGCGTACGGATTTCTGATTCAGCCAAGGAACAGGGATATCCTGCTGGACAGGGGAATCGGGGTCAGAAGTATGGTGGATGCCAGGAACATAAGCAGTGTATTTAAGGGGATACTGCCCTTTCGGTTCGACGGAAAAACATATTCGCTTTTTCCTCTGGTCATCATCCTGTTTTTCAGCCTGGTGCTTTTCTACATACAGAAGACACGGCTGGGAACCCTGGCAAGGGCTGTGGGGACGGACGGGGGGACAGCCGGTACCCTGGGGATAGCCGGAAACCGGGTGCGCAGCATCTGCATTGTCATTTCCACCATATTTGCGGCCATGAGCCAGATTCTGTTTGTGGCTGATTTTGGGACCATCAATGTATATACAGGTCATCTTGGCCTGGATACCTTTGCGGCGGCAGCCATATTGGTGGGCGGAGCGTCCATCAAAAAAGCCAGGATGAGGAACTGCTTCATAGGCGTCATCCTGTTCCACGCCCTGTTCATCACTTCGCCCATGGCCGGGCAGAACCTCTTTCATAACCCGTCGGTGGGAGAGTATTTCCGCTCCTTCCTGGCATATGGGGTGATTGTGACAGCTATTATCATGAACCTGAGGAACGAAAGGACAAAGGTCCAGAGCATTTGA
- a CDS encoding AraC family transcriptional regulator yields the protein MPSKIQIMTNEHQEELKEHGTYEFPVLVSDEALSRFYTSSFQWHWHTEIELTLITEGTMVYQINDRIFHPRAGQALFGNSNTMHTGHMADGHDCKYISITFHPRLLYGYQGSRIASRYTDPLTEHTALPAVCFDLSEEWHREAVGLLEDIIRIDGQRYETYEMDIQMDLCRFWKLLYLHCRPDPEPAHAAVRKNQERIRQMLSFIHENYQSDITLDDISRHIHICKSECCRVFKGYMKESLFEYLLKYRIEKSIPDVLEGKLTMTETALRAGFTDPNYFSKVFHKIKGCSPRVYRKTRSSTRPS from the coding sequence ATGCCTTCTAAAATCCAAATCATGACCAACGAACACCAGGAAGAACTAAAGGAACACGGAACCTATGAATTTCCCGTCCTTGTCAGCGACGAGGCCCTGTCCAGGTTCTACACCAGCTCCTTCCAGTGGCACTGGCATACGGAAATCGAACTCACCCTCATCACAGAGGGGACTATGGTATATCAAATCAATGACCGGATATTCCATCCCAGGGCCGGGCAGGCGCTTTTCGGCAACTCCAATACCATGCACACCGGACACATGGCAGACGGCCATGACTGCAAGTACATCTCCATCACCTTCCACCCCCGGCTGCTGTACGGCTACCAGGGAAGCAGGATTGCCAGCCGGTATACGGACCCTCTGACGGAACATACCGCTCTGCCGGCAGTCTGCTTCGACCTGTCGGAGGAATGGCACAGGGAAGCAGTCGGGCTTCTGGAGGATATCATACGCATTGACGGCCAGCGCTACGAAACCTATGAAATGGACATCCAGATGGACCTGTGCCGTTTCTGGAAGCTGTTATACCTACACTGCCGCCCTGACCCGGAACCGGCACATGCAGCAGTCCGGAAGAATCAGGAACGGATTCGGCAGATGCTCTCCTTCATCCATGAAAACTATCAGTCCGATATCACCCTGGATGACATTTCCCGCCACATCCATATCTGCAAAAGCGAGTGCTGCCGGGTCTTTAAGGGTTATATGAAGGAATCCCTGTTTGAATACCTGTTAAAATACCGCATTGAAAAGAGTATCCCCGATGTGCTGGAGGGAAAGCTGACCATGACCGAGACAGCCCTGAGGGCCGGCTTCACCGACCCCAATTACTTCTCCAAGGTATTCCATAAGATAAAGGGCTGCTCCCCGAGAGTCTACCGGAAAACCCGGTCCTCTACACGGCCTTCGTGA
- the mutS gene encoding DNA mismatch repair protein MutS: MMQHYMETKKEYPDCILFYRLGDFYEMFFDDALTVSKELEITLTGKDCGLSERAPMCGVPFHAVDSYLYRLVQKGYKVAIAEQMEDPKQAKGLVKREVIRVVTPGTITSSQVLDETKNNYLMGIVYMDGIYGISTADISTGDFMVTEVDSERELFDEINKFSPSEIICNNALYMSGVDMDELKNRYQVVITALDSRFFGEESCRRILMEHFKVGALVGLGLEDYATGIIAAGAVMQYIYETQKSTLEHITTVTPYSTGQYMVIDTSTRRNLELVETMREKQKRGTLLWVLDKTKTAMGARLLRACIEQPLIHRDEIIRRQNAVEELNMNYISREEICEYLNPIYDLERLIGRISYKTANPRDLIAFRSSLEMLPYIKQILGEFNSELLAEFGRELDPLQDIFRLIGDAIVEEPPITVREGGIIKDGYNQEADKLRQAKTEGKNWLAELEAKEKEKTGIKTLKVKFNKVFGYYFEVTNSFKDQVPDYYIRKQTLTNAERFTTDELKQLEDIIMGAEEKLVSLEYDLFCEVRDKIGAEVIRIQKTAKSIAGIDVFCSLSVVATRRNYVKPSINDKGVIQIKNGRHPVVEQMMRDDMFVANDTFLDNGKNRLSVITGPNMAGKSTYMRQVALIVLMAQLGSFVPAQEADIGICDRIFTRVGASDDLASGQSTFMVEMTEVANILRNATRNSLLVLDEIGRGTSTFDGLSIAWAVIEHISNSKLLGAKTLFATHYHELTELEGTIAGVKNYCIAVKEQGDDIVFLRKIVRGGADKSYGIQVAKLAGVPDSVIARAKEIAEELSDADITARAKEIAEISSNITQHKAVPKPDEVDMQQLSFFDTVKDDDIIRELDSLELSTMTPLDAMNTLYRLQTKLKNRWKETG; this comes from the coding sequence ATGATGCAGCATTATATGGAGACAAAGAAGGAGTATCCGGACTGTATCCTGTTTTACCGTCTGGGAGACTTCTATGAGATGTTTTTCGATGATGCCCTGACAGTGTCAAAGGAGCTGGAGATAACCCTTACAGGAAAGGACTGCGGCCTTTCTGAGCGGGCTCCCATGTGCGGGGTGCCGTTCCACGCAGTGGACTCCTACCTGTACCGTCTGGTCCAGAAGGGGTATAAGGTCGCCATCGCGGAGCAGATGGAGGATCCCAAGCAGGCCAAGGGCCTGGTGAAGCGGGAGGTAATCCGGGTGGTGACTCCGGGAACCATCACCAGCTCCCAGGTTCTGGATGAGACAAAGAACAATTACCTGATGGGGATTGTATACATGGATGGAATCTACGGCATATCCACGGCAGATATCAGCACCGGGGATTTCATGGTGACTGAGGTGGACTCAGAACGGGAACTGTTTGACGAAATCAACAAATTTTCCCCATCTGAAATCATCTGCAACAATGCCCTTTACATGTCAGGCGTGGATATGGACGAGCTTAAAAACCGCTATCAGGTGGTCATTACCGCCCTGGACAGCCGCTTTTTCGGCGAGGAATCCTGCCGCCGCATCCTGATGGAGCATTTTAAGGTGGGAGCCCTGGTGGGGCTGGGGCTGGAGGACTATGCCACCGGCATCATTGCCGCCGGCGCCGTAATGCAGTATATCTATGAGACCCAGAAAAGTACCTTGGAGCACATTACCACCGTCACCCCCTATTCCACCGGACAGTACATGGTCATTGACACATCCACCAGAAGGAACCTGGAGCTGGTGGAGACCATGCGTGAAAAACAGAAGAGAGGCACTCTTTTGTGGGTTCTGGATAAGACGAAGACAGCCATGGGAGCCAGGCTGCTTCGCGCCTGCATCGAACAGCCGCTGATTCACAGGGACGAAATTATCAGGCGCCAGAACGCGGTGGAAGAGCTGAACATGAACTATATCTCCAGGGAAGAGATATGCGAGTACTTAAATCCCATCTATGATCTGGAGCGTCTGATTGGGCGTATCAGTTATAAGACAGCCAATCCAAGGGATCTGATTGCCTTCAGAAGCTCTCTGGAAATGCTTCCCTATATCAAACAGATATTGGGAGAGTTTAACAGCGAACTTCTGGCAGAGTTTGGCCGGGAACTGGACCCGCTGCAGGATATCTTCCGGCTCATAGGGGACGCCATTGTGGAGGAGCCTCCCATAACGGTCAGGGAAGGCGGCATCATAAAGGACGGCTACAACCAGGAGGCGGACAAGCTGCGCCAGGCCAAGACAGAGGGCAAGAACTGGCTGGCGGAGCTGGAGGCAAAGGAAAAAGAAAAGACAGGCATCAAGACCCTGAAGGTAAAATTCAACAAGGTATTCGGTTACTATTTTGAGGTGACCAACTCCTTTAAGGACCAGGTGCCGGATTACTATATCCGTAAGCAGACCCTGACCAACGCGGAGCGGTTCACCACCGATGAATTAAAACAGCTGGAAGATATTATCATGGGCGCGGAGGAAAAGCTGGTGTCACTGGAGTATGACCTGTTCTGTGAGGTCAGGGACAAAATCGGGGCAGAGGTCATACGCATTCAAAAGACTGCCAAGTCCATAGCTGGAATCGACGTATTCTGCTCCCTGTCCGTGGTGGCTACCCGCCGCAATTATGTGAAGCCCTCCATCAACGACAAGGGCGTAATTCAAATTAAGAACGGCCGCCATCCCGTGGTGGAGCAGATGATGCGGGACGACATGTTTGTGGCCAACGACACCTTCCTGGACAATGGGAAGAACCGGCTGTCCGTTATCACCGGTCCCAACATGGCAGGCAAATCCACCTACATGCGCCAGGTGGCCCTGATTGTACTCATGGCCCAGCTGGGCAGCTTTGTGCCGGCCCAGGAGGCGGATATCGGCATATGCGACCGCATTTTCACCAGGGTGGGGGCTTCCGATGACCTGGCCAGCGGGCAGAGCACCTTCATGGTAGAAATGACAGAGGTGGCCAATATCCTGCGCAACGCCACCAGAAACAGCCTTCTGGTACTGGATGAAATCGGAAGGGGAACCAGCACCTTTGACGGATTATCCATTGCCTGGGCTGTTATTGAACACATAAGCAATTCCAAGCTTTTGGGAGCCAAGACCCTGTTTGCCACCCATTACCATGAGCTGACAGAGCTGGAGGGCACCATAGCGGGGGTAAAGAATTATTGTATCGCGGTAAAGGAGCAGGGGGACGACATCGTATTCCTGCGCAAGATTGTCCGCGGCGGGGCAGATAAGAGTTACGGCATCCAGGTTGCAAAGCTGGCCGGCGTACCGGATTCCGTCATAGCCAGGGCAAAGGAAATCGCGGAAGAATTAAGCGATGCGGACATCACGGCCAGGGCAAAGGAAATCGCGGAAATCAGTTCCAACATAACCCAACACAAGGCGGTGCCGAAGCCGGACGAGGTGGACATGCAGCAGCTGTCCTTCTTTGATACGGTAAAGGATGACGATATCATCCGGGAGCTGGACAGCCTGGAGCTGTCCACCATGACGCCCCTTGACGCAATGAACACTTTGTACCGCCTTCAGACAAAG
- a CDS encoding helix-turn-helix transcriptional regulator — protein MAVKNLKMKAVRAGMDLSQEKLAELVGVTCQTIGMIEAGKYNPTLNLCVAIRKALHKTLDELFWEEQQEI, from the coding sequence ATGGCAGTGAAGAACCTGAAAATGAAAGCAGTCAGGGCCGGCATGGATTTATCCCAGGAAAAACTGGCTGAGCTGGTGGGGGTGACCTGCCAGACCATTGGGATGATAGAGGCGGGGAAGTACAACCCGACGCTGAATCTCTGCGTGGCAATCCGCAAAGCGCTTCACAAGACACTGGATGAGCTGTTCTGGGAAGAACAGCAGGAAATATGA
- a CDS encoding sugar ABC transporter ATP-binding protein, whose protein sequence is MSENGVSGNAMLEARGLSKWFDGNCVLKNVSLTIRDGEVYGIIGANGSGKSTFMNILNGNDAIIKTGGYEGEILIDGRRVRIESHRQSVSEGIAMVHQELALFAGMSAAENIKINREHVKIKGPILPELGYVDHKKNEEDARKTLIRIGADLDPARLIDSLSLNQKQFVELARELDNQDVRLLMLDEPTSSLNITETKSLLTCIREIAASGISVLFISHRLEEIMEVCDTVSVLRDGELISTYSKEEFDCHRFTDDMVGQEIVKVCSHRKREKGKTIFRYGNIQGMGDNLDIYEGEILGITGLAGQGQEQLLEGLFGLRAADYQAYFRGRQITKGDNRNLIKNGIYYLPEDRSSHSLFPESPIWKNMVFGTEDRHPEFLSLRRWKALSFFKKRAVRSYAGEMIEKLNIVCRGPDQKVRELSGGNQQKVCVGRALTFRPDLLYIGEPTRGIDIYSKELILKWILKINQEYNTTVVVASGELEELVRICDRIVVMYQGKVYKVFENDIGPEELTLALYGREPDEA, encoded by the coding sequence ATGTCGGAAAATGGGGTATCGGGGAATGCTATGCTGGAAGCAAGGGGATTGTCAAAATGGTTTGACGGAAACTGTGTTTTAAAGAATGTAAGCCTGACAATCAGGGACGGGGAAGTCTATGGAATCATCGGCGCCAATGGTTCGGGAAAGAGCACCTTCATGAACATCCTCAATGGAAATGATGCCATTATAAAAACCGGAGGTTATGAGGGAGAAATTCTGATTGACGGCAGAAGGGTGCGGATTGAAAGCCACCGCCAGTCAGTATCCGAAGGAATTGCAATGGTACACCAGGAGCTTGCCCTGTTTGCCGGAATGAGCGCGGCTGAAAATATAAAAATAAACAGGGAACATGTAAAGATAAAGGGGCCCATACTGCCGGAGCTGGGGTATGTGGACCATAAGAAGAATGAGGAGGATGCCAGAAAGACACTGATACGGATTGGGGCGGACCTGGACCCGGCCCGGCTTATAGACAGCCTGTCCCTTAACCAGAAACAGTTTGTGGAGCTGGCCAGGGAACTGGATAACCAGGATGTCAGGCTGCTGATGCTGGATGAACCTACCAGTTCCCTTAATATTACGGAGACAAAGAGTCTGCTTACGTGCATCCGGGAGATTGCGGCTTCGGGAATCTCCGTACTGTTTATCTCCCACAGGCTGGAGGAGATCATGGAAGTGTGCGATACCGTGTCCGTCCTCAGGGATGGTGAGCTGATATCCACCTACAGCAAAGAAGAATTTGACTGTCACCGTTTTACCGATGACATGGTGGGGCAGGAAATCGTGAAGGTATGCAGCCACAGGAAGCGGGAAAAGGGGAAGACCATATTCCGTTACGGCAATATACAGGGGATGGGAGACAATCTGGATATATATGAAGGGGAGATTCTGGGCATAACCGGACTGGCCGGCCAGGGCCAGGAACAGCTCCTGGAGGGGCTGTTTGGCCTTAGGGCGGCAGACTACCAGGCATATTTCAGGGGGAGGCAGATTACAAAGGGAGATAACAGGAACCTGATTAAAAACGGGATCTATTACCTCCCGGAGGACAGGTCCTCGCACAGTCTGTTCCCGGAGAGCCCTATATGGAAGAACATGGTATTCGGCACAGAGGACCGCCATCCGGAATTTCTGTCCTTAAGGCGCTGGAAAGCCCTATCCTTCTTTAAGAAAAGGGCGGTAAGGTCCTACGCAGGGGAGATGATTGAAAAACTGAATATCGTATGCCGGGGACCGGACCAGAAGGTGCGTGAGTTAAGCGGAGGAAACCAGCAGAAGGTATGCGTGGGCCGTGCCCTGACCTTCCGGCCGGATCTTTTGTACATAGGGGAACCGACCAGGGGCATCGATATTTATTCCAAGGAGCTGATTCTCAAGTGGATTCTCAAGATAAACCAGGAGTACAACACCACCGTGGTGGTGGCCTCCGGGGAACTGGAGGAACTGGTCCGTATCTGTGACAGAATCGTGGTAATGTATCAGGGAAAGGTATATAAAGTGTTCGAGAATGACATAGGGCCGGAAGAACTTACCCTGGCCCTTTACGGGAGGGAACCGGATGAAGCGTAA
- a CDS encoding DUF3798 domain-containing protein, whose protein sequence is MRKRILCTVLAASMALAACSSPASTQPPAAPWTEEASSTESQTRTTGEQENQDTTEAETEASGEPYKIGIVTPTLTVSEDEFRGAQEMVQRYPDLVVHKTLPENFATDKEGCISVVTSLADDPEMKYILFNNGMEGIVPAFQTIREKRPDIVTMVTSNDDPKLLNDYVDISINTDWIRRGETIPTKAHDMGAKTFIHYSFPTHMAAESKSKRRDVMKETCEKLGMTWVEETTPDPQTGNGTAAMLQFLREDIPRKIEQYGPDTNIFGTNCPMYDVILDEAFKEKFIVAEQCCPTPTQAYPTVLNLEITEEDLGDYSKINNLIAEKAREAGMSGRLSGWAMPSSVYIPQLQVELAKYMHDNNLSPEDVLDREFLNQFTSGHMPVAADFQVAGEGLDHYYMLILEDIYY, encoded by the coding sequence ATGAGAAAGAGAATTTTATGCACGGTCCTGGCAGCTTCCATGGCATTAGCGGCATGCAGCAGCCCGGCATCCACACAGCCCCCGGCAGCCCCCTGGACGGAGGAAGCGTCTTCCACCGAGAGTCAGACCCGGACAACCGGGGAGCAGGAGAACCAGGACACCACAGAGGCTGAGACCGAAGCTTCCGGCGAGCCGTACAAAATCGGTATCGTAACACCAACCCTTACAGTGAGCGAGGATGAATTCAGAGGCGCTCAGGAGATGGTCCAAAGGTATCCGGACCTGGTGGTACATAAGACGCTTCCGGAGAATTTTGCCACGGATAAGGAGGGCTGCATCTCTGTTGTAACAAGCCTGGCAGATGACCCTGAGATGAAGTACATTTTATTCAATAATGGGATGGAGGGAATCGTACCGGCATTCCAGACCATCAGGGAGAAGCGGCCCGACATTGTAACCATGGTAACCAGCAATGACGACCCGAAGCTCCTGAATGATTATGTGGATATCTCCATCAATACAGACTGGATCAGAAGGGGTGAAACCATCCCCACCAAGGCTCATGACATGGGGGCAAAGACATTTATCCACTATTCCTTCCCCACCCATATGGCGGCTGAGAGCAAGTCCAAGAGAAGGGATGTGATGAAGGAGACCTGTGAGAAGTTAGGCATGACATGGGTGGAGGAGACCACGCCGGATCCCCAGACCGGCAACGGGACAGCAGCCATGCTTCAGTTCCTCAGGGAAGATATTCCGAGGAAGATTGAACAGTACGGACCAGACACCAATATCTTCGGAACCAACTGCCCTATGTACGATGTGATACTGGACGAGGCATTCAAGGAGAAATTCATCGTTGCGGAACAGTGCTGCCCTACACCTACCCAGGCTTATCCAACGGTGCTCAATCTGGAAATCACAGAGGAGGATTTGGGCGATTACAGCAAGATTAACAACCTGATTGCAGAGAAGGCCCGGGAGGCGGGAATGTCAGGAAGGCTGTCCGGATGGGCCATGCCGTCATCCGTATATATACCTCAGCTTCAGGTAGAGCTGGCTAAATATATGCATGACAATAACCTGAGCCCTGAGGATGTGTTAGACAGGGAGTTCCTGAATCAGTTTACCAGTGGACATATGCCGGTGGCCGCTGACTTCCAGGTGGCAGGCGAAGGATTGGATCACTATTATATGTTGATTCTGGAGGATATATATTATTAG
- a CDS encoding helix-turn-helix domain-containing protein — protein sequence MERRRRPAKSQYLNRVITYMREHLQENLTLTQIAREAGLSESYLNAVFKECIKCAPMDYYINMKMEQACYLLCNTDLHIYQVAQHLGYENQYYFSRAFKKVLGVPPKKYKEMPGIPAVSMQVSC from the coding sequence TTGGAGAGAAGACGCAGGCCAGCAAAGAGCCAATACCTGAACCGTGTGATAACCTATATGAGGGAGCATCTGCAGGAGAACCTGACGCTGACCCAGATTGCAAGGGAAGCAGGGCTGTCGGAGAGCTATCTCAACGCGGTTTTTAAGGAATGCATCAAGTGCGCGCCTATGGATTACTACATCAACATGAAGATGGAGCAGGCCTGTTATCTTCTCTGCAATACGGACCTGCATATATATCAGGTGGCCCAGCATTTGGGATACGAGAACCAATATTATTTTTCAAGGGCCTTTAAGAAGGTACTGGGAGTGCCTCCCAAGAAGTATAAGGAAATGCCCGGGATACCGGCAGTTTCCATGCAGGTTTCCTGCTGA
- a CDS encoding ABC transporter permease subunit — protein MKRNYLNPPRIIMFLFMAVLLAAASAIDMSMTGIMNDALIKWAMNGVIVLSLIPMINVGAGRNFGMSIGLSAGLVGMIFSVNARYTSWAGFFYSVFLGMAVALLLGYLYAKILNHLKLNEEIVGTFAGYSFIPVMNLFYTFAPVTNRQMLYPIGGQGLRPKVNLEPYFGQVLDRLWQVRIGELVIPAGLLLSFFGTGFLLWLFSKTRAGMIFSAIAENERFVRLAGINVNGYRTAAIIMSTVIAAAGVVVYSQSYGILHLYDGPFMMSFPAVSAIVIGGASPRKATVANALIGTFLYQTTYLLSIPVANALLIPEMAEIMRTIITSGIILYAFIFERKDMRNEAH, from the coding sequence ATGAAGCGTAACTATTTGAATCCTCCCCGGATCATCATGTTTTTATTTATGGCAGTCCTGCTGGCAGCGGCGTCAGCCATTGATATGAGCATGACGGGAATTATGAACGATGCCCTGATTAAATGGGCCATGAACGGAGTAATCGTGTTATCCCTGATTCCAATGATCAATGTGGGGGCAGGGAGGAATTTCGGCATGTCCATCGGCCTGTCAGCAGGACTTGTGGGCATGATATTTTCTGTGAACGCCAGATATACGTCCTGGGCCGGGTTCTTTTACTCTGTGTTCCTGGGAATGGCCGTGGCGCTGCTGTTGGGTTATCTCTATGCAAAGATTCTGAATCATTTGAAGTTAAATGAAGAAATCGTGGGCACATTCGCAGGGTATTCATTTATCCCTGTCATGAATCTGTTTTACACCTTTGCGCCTGTCACCAACCGTCAGATGCTGTATCCAATCGGAGGCCAGGGGCTGAGGCCCAAGGTGAACCTGGAACCGTATTTCGGCCAGGTCCTGGACCGGCTCTGGCAGGTGAGGATAGGGGAACTGGTAATCCCGGCAGGGCTGCTGCTGTCTTTTTTCGGAACCGGCTTTCTCTTATGGCTGTTTTCAAAGACAAGGGCAGGAATGATATTTTCTGCTATAGCTGAGAACGAACGGTTTGTGCGGCTGGCCGGTATTAATGTGAATGGATACCGCACCGCCGCAATCATCATGTCCACGGTCATCGCGGCCGCGGGAGTGGTGGTCTATTCCCAGAGCTACGGGATACTCCATCTGTACGACGGCCCCTTCATGATGAGCTTTCCCGCTGTTTCCGCCATTGTAATTGGCGGCGCCAGCCCCAGAAAGGCCACGGTGGCCAATGCCCTGATAGGAACCTTTCTCTACCAGACAACATACCTTTTGTCCATTCCTGTGGCCAATGCCCTGCTGATTCCGGAGATGGCGGAAATCATGAGGACAATCATTACAAGCGGAATCATTCTATATGCATTTATATTTGAGAGGAAGGACATGAGAAATGAAGCACATTAA
- the miaB gene encoding tRNA (N6-isopentenyl adenosine(37)-C2)-methylthiotransferase MiaB, which produces MEESRDTMDNIENAETAINQGPPAGEPERQQYFMERAKRQLAELSARLGRPLTCCINTFGCQMNARDSEKLLGILETIGYKAAESEKADFVLYNTCTVRENANLRVYGRLGQLGAYKKKHPDMMIALCGCMMQEEEVVAKIKKSYRYVDLIFGTHNIFKLAELVSQCLEGRTPDGQKQGKTKMVVDVWKDTDQIVEDLPVERRFPFKSGVNIMFGCNNFCSYCIVPYVRGRERSRRPEEIIKEIQKLAADGVVEVMLLGQNVNSYGKNLDNPMTFAQLLEKVEKIDGIERIRFMTSHPKDLSDELIEVMAGSKKICRHLHLPLQSGSSRILKVMNRCYTKEQYLDLAERIKKAVPGISLTTDIIVGFPGETDEDFEETMDVVRKVRFDSAFTFIYSKRTGTPAAAMEDQVPEEIVKERFDRLLKEVQDISAEVCGRDVKTVQEVLVEEVNVHTPGLMTGRLSNNTVVHFPGDPSMIGQLVPVYLQESKGFYYMGHMADKENG; this is translated from the coding sequence ATGGAAGAATCCAGAGATACCATGGACAACATAGAAAATGCAGAAACAGCCATAAACCAGGGCCCTCCTGCCGGGGAGCCGGAGCGTCAGCAGTACTTCATGGAGCGGGCTAAGAGACAGCTGGCCGAGCTTTCCGCCAGGCTGGGACGCCCCCTTACCTGCTGCATCAACACCTTCGGATGCCAGATGAATGCCAGGGATTCGGAAAAGCTTCTGGGGATTTTGGAGACAATCGGCTACAAGGCCGCAGAATCAGAGAAAGCGGATTTTGTGCTCTACAACACCTGCACGGTGCGGGAAAATGCCAATCTGCGGGTTTACGGCCGTCTGGGTCAGCTGGGGGCCTACAAGAAAAAACATCCTGATATGATGATTGCCCTGTGCGGCTGTATGATGCAGGAGGAGGAAGTGGTGGCGAAAATCAAAAAAAGCTACCGCTATGTGGATTTGATTTTCGGAACCCACAACATATTCAAGCTGGCCGAACTGGTATCCCAATGCCTGGAGGGGCGGACTCCGGACGGGCAGAAGCAGGGAAAAACGAAGATGGTGGTGGATGTGTGGAAGGATACGGATCAGATCGTGGAGGATTTGCCGGTGGAGCGCAGGTTTCCTTTCAAATCAGGAGTCAACATCATGTTTGGCTGCAATAATTTCTGCAGCTACTGTATAGTGCCCTATGTAAGAGGGCGTGAGCGCAGCCGCAGGCCGGAAGAAATCATCAAGGAAATACAGAAGCTGGCAGCGGACGGAGTGGTGGAAGTCATGCTCCTTGGACAAAATGTAAATTCCTATGGAAAGAACCTGGATAATCCCATGACCTTTGCGCAGCTTTTGGAGAAAGTGGAGAAGATAGACGGGATTGAGCGGATCCGTTTCATGACATCCCATCCAAAGGACTTATCCGATGAACTCATAGAGGTCATGGCAGGGTCTAAAAAGATATGCCGCCATCTGCACCTTCCCCTCCAGTCCGGCAGTAGCCGGATTTTGAAGGTCATGAACCGGTGCTATACAAAGGAGCAGTATCTGGATTTGGCGGAGCGGATTAAAAAGGCAGTGCCTGGCATATCCCTGACAACGGATATCATTGTGGGATTTCCGGGCGAGACAGACGAGGACTTTGAGGAAACCATGGATGTGGTGAGAAAGGTGCGGTTTGACAGCGCCTTTACCTTCATCTATTCCAAGCGTACCGGCACACCGGCGGCAGCCATGGAGGACCAGGTACCTGAGGAGATTGTAAAGGAGCGTTTTGACAGGCTTTTGAAGGAAGTACAGGATATCTCGGCCGAGGTGTGCGGGCGGGATGTTAAGACGGTCCAGGAGGTCCTGGTGGAAGAGGTGAACGTCCATACGCCGGGGCTTATGACAGGCCGCCTGTCCAACAACACAGTGGTGCATTTCCCGGGAGACCCATCCATGATTGGACAGCTGGTGCCTGTGTATCTGCAGGAGAGCAAGGGATTTTATTATATGGGACATATGGCTGATAAGGAAAATGGATAA